A stretch of Candidatus Symbiobacter mobilis CR DNA encodes these proteins:
- the ychF gene encoding redox-regulated ATPase YchF → MSLRCGIVGLPNVGKSTLFNALTQAGIAAENYPFCTIEPNVGVVEVPDPRLDALAAIVHPQRIVRAVVEFVDIAGLVAGASNGEGLGNKFLAHIRETDAIVHVVRCFEDENVVHVAAKVDPVSDAEVIQTELCLADLSTVEKGLARFQKSAKCGHDKEAALVVPVLERCQVALDEGKPVRAMELSKEELALLRPFFLLTAKPAMYVANVDEDGFAANPLLDRLREYAARHGAPVVPICAKIEADMAEMSVEDRLVFLESMGLHEPGLHRLIRGAYQLLGLQTYFTAGIKEVRAWTIHVGDTAPQAAGVIHTDFEKGFIRAQTIAFEDFTANRGEVGAKTAGKMRAEGKEYIVRDGDVLNFLFTG, encoded by the coding sequence ATGAGTCTGCGATGCGGCATCGTCGGGCTTCCCAATGTGGGAAAGTCCACTCTGTTCAATGCTTTGACCCAAGCAGGCATTGCTGCGGAAAACTACCCATTCTGCACGATCGAACCCAATGTCGGGGTCGTTGAAGTGCCGGACCCCCGGCTCGACGCACTTGCTGCGATCGTTCACCCGCAGCGCATTGTGCGGGCGGTCGTCGAGTTCGTTGACATTGCCGGCCTCGTCGCGGGGGCCAGCAATGGCGAGGGGCTGGGCAACAAGTTTCTGGCCCACATTCGCGAGACGGACGCGATCGTCCACGTGGTGCGGTGTTTCGAGGACGAGAACGTCGTACACGTGGCCGCGAAGGTGGATCCCGTCTCGGACGCCGAAGTCATCCAGACCGAGCTATGTCTGGCCGATCTTTCCACCGTCGAAAAGGGGCTGGCTCGCTTCCAAAAGTCTGCCAAGTGTGGGCATGACAAGGAAGCCGCGCTAGTGGTGCCTGTGTTGGAGCGCTGCCAGGTGGCGCTCGACGAAGGCAAGCCGGTACGTGCGATGGAGCTGAGCAAGGAGGAACTGGCCCTGTTGCGCCCTTTTTTCCTGCTGACGGCCAAGCCTGCGATGTACGTGGCCAACGTCGATGAGGACGGCTTTGCAGCCAACCCTTTGCTCGATCGGCTGCGCGAATATGCCGCACGGCATGGGGCGCCAGTTGTTCCGATCTGCGCCAAGATCGAAGCCGACATGGCGGAGATGAGCGTGGAAGACCGGCTGGTGTTTTTGGAAAGCATGGGCTTGCACGAACCTGGGCTGCATCGTCTGATCCGTGGTGCGTACCAGTTGCTGGGGTTGCAGACCTATTTCACTGCGGGGATCAAGGAAGTGCGTGCGTGGACGATCCACGTCGGTGACACCGCACCGCAAGCCGCCGGGGTGATCCACACCGACTTTGAAAAAGGCTTCATCCGTGCGCAGACGATTGCCTTTGAGGACTTCACCGCCAACCGGGGTGAAGTTGGAGCGAAGACTGCGGGCAAGATGCGCGCCGAAGGCAAGGAATACATCGTGCGTGATGGCGACGTGCTGAACTTTTTGTTCACGGGGTAA
- a CDS encoding Rpn family recombination-promoting nuclease/putative transposase — protein MKFLDVKTDYAFKKVFGSDNSKNILLSFLNSLDLFHGLGVIDDLTIVDPYQIPLIQGMKDTFVDVRATLSNGTSVIIEMQVLNVPGFEQRVLYNAAKAYSTQLIKGDHYHLLNPVVALTITDFLMFADSAEYLSTFQLLEKDRLMRYNGDIELVFIELPKFHKTESELADVVDKWIYFIQNAGSLAYIPETLGCLPELSQAFSIANEAGLSPEELAMQSKRKDFIILQKDSISLAYANGMQEGKLEGKAEGKAEGKAEGKLEGKLEVAQRLLQHGMPIQQVADIVGLDVDSLQTSTK, from the coding sequence ATGAAATTCCTCGACGTCAAAACAGACTACGCTTTCAAAAAGGTTTTTGGTAGTGACAACTCCAAAAATATCTTGTTGAGCTTCCTCAATTCCCTCGACTTGTTCCACGGCCTAGGTGTCATCGACGACCTCACCATCGTCGACCCCTACCAAATCCCCCTCATCCAGGGAATGAAAGACACTTTCGTCGATGTACGGGCCACGCTCTCCAACGGCACCTCCGTCATCATCGAAATGCAAGTGCTGAACGTGCCAGGATTCGAGCAGCGCGTTTTGTACAACGCCGCAAAAGCCTACTCTACGCAGTTGATCAAGGGAGACCATTACCACCTCCTCAACCCCGTCGTCGCTTTGACCATCACCGACTTCTTGATGTTCGCAGACTCCGCCGAATACCTGAGTACCTTCCAATTGCTCGAAAAAGACCGGCTGATGCGCTACAACGGGGATATCGAACTCGTCTTCATCGAACTGCCAAAATTCCACAAAACCGAGTCCGAACTGGCCGATGTCGTGGACAAGTGGATCTACTTCATCCAAAATGCAGGCAGCCTGGCCTATATCCCGGAAACCCTCGGCTGCTTGCCAGAACTCTCCCAAGCCTTTTCCATCGCCAACGAGGCTGGCTTATCCCCCGAAGAACTAGCCATGCAAAGCAAGCGCAAAGACTTTATTATCTTGCAAAAAGATTCGATTTCCTTGGCCTATGCCAATGGCATGCAAGAAGGAAAATTAGAAGGAAAAGCAGAAGGAAAAGCAGAAGGAAAAGCTGAGGGAAAATTGGAAGGCAAACTGGAAGTAGCACAACGATTGTTACAACACGGCATGCCTATCCAACAAGTGGCGGACATTGTTGGGCTGGACGTGGACTCATTGCAAACTTCTACCAAATAG